One genomic segment of Natrononativus amylolyticus includes these proteins:
- a CDS encoding type I toxin-antitoxin system SymE family toxin: MVRKKKLSPSGAKDEDGNYHNVHLNLHEDELEVAGMDIGDEVFVRVRDGKIIIQKADKEEVEHEF; this comes from the coding sequence ATGGTACGGAAAAAGAAGTTGAGTCCAAGCGGTGCGAAAGACGAAGACGGTAACTACCACAACGTCCACCTCAACCTCCACGAGGACGAACTGGAAGTCGCGGGTATGGATATCGGCGACGAAGTCTTCGTCCGCGTCCGGGATGGCAAAATCATCATCCAGAAAGCCGACAAAGAGGAAGTCGAACACGAATTCTAA
- a CDS encoding non-histone chromosomal MC1 family protein encodes MVREDGKRNFALRESNGDESSVFSGNTPRQAALKAARRLEPGSSEDAADRVELRLREKGTQKVHIYDGWAWEETAPDDKPDWMPSDITEANVSKKGIEHLDE; translated from the coding sequence ATGGTACGTGAAGATGGTAAGCGAAACTTCGCACTGCGCGAATCGAACGGTGACGAGTCGAGCGTCTTCTCGGGGAACACGCCCCGACAGGCAGCGCTGAAGGCGGCTCGGCGCCTCGAGCCCGGTTCCAGCGAGGATGCGGCCGACCGCGTCGAACTGCGACTCCGCGAGAAGGGAACCCAGAAGGTCCACATCTACGACGGCTGGGCCTGGGAGGAGACCGCGCCGGACGACAAACCCGACTGGATGCCGAGCGACATCACCGAGGCGAACGTCTCGAAGAAGGGAATCGAACACCTAGACGAGTGA
- a CDS encoding Hsp20/alpha crystallin family protein — protein MRRNPFDELEEMLDRLGRQVEEGMGTGGFPPTGSVAVDVADAGDEYVVTADLPGYETEEIDLTLAEGTLKLEADRTEESLDEDREYVRRERSHRSVSRRLRLPEPVDEEGVTAQYNNGVLTVTLPKVEGLDDSRRIDIE, from the coding sequence ATGCGACGAAATCCGTTCGACGAACTCGAGGAGATGCTCGACCGCCTCGGCCGCCAGGTAGAGGAAGGAATGGGGACGGGCGGCTTCCCGCCGACGGGATCGGTCGCCGTCGATGTCGCCGACGCCGGCGACGAGTACGTCGTCACCGCCGACCTCCCGGGGTACGAAACCGAGGAGATCGACCTCACGCTGGCGGAGGGGACGTTGAAACTCGAGGCGGACCGAACCGAGGAGAGCCTCGACGAGGACCGCGAGTACGTCCGGCGCGAGCGCAGCCACCGATCGGTGAGCCGACGGCTGCGCCTGCCGGAGCCGGTCGACGAGGAGGGCGTGACGGCCCAGTACAACAACGGCGTGCTGACGGTGACGCTGCCGAAAGTCGAGGGGCTCGACGACTCGAGACGAATCGACATCGAGTGA
- the pheA gene encoding prephenate dehydratase: MIAVTLGPTGTYSHRASRAVADEIEFRQSVTEIVAAVASGEYDRGIVPVENSIEGSVTESLDAVAEYDVAVVKEIVTPIRHALLAQRPEVETVASHSQALAQCRSYLESEYPDASLEAVTSTARGVERAREDPTVAGIGHPGNAGDDLEVLAADIQDQTSNATRFFVLAPVEERSEAGGKTSLIVYPDANYPGLLLELLEPFAERDINLTRVESRPSGERLGDYVFHIDVAAGLYEERTRNAIADLESIAELGWVRRLGSYDTEHVVE, encoded by the coding sequence ATGATCGCAGTCACGCTCGGTCCCACGGGCACGTACTCACACCGGGCGAGTCGCGCGGTAGCCGACGAGATCGAGTTCCGACAGTCGGTGACCGAGATCGTCGCCGCCGTCGCCTCCGGCGAGTACGACCGCGGGATCGTCCCCGTCGAAAACAGCATCGAAGGAAGCGTCACCGAGAGTCTCGACGCCGTCGCCGAGTACGACGTCGCCGTCGTCAAGGAGATCGTCACCCCGATCAGACACGCGCTGCTCGCCCAGCGCCCCGAGGTAGAGACGGTCGCCAGCCACTCCCAGGCGCTCGCACAGTGTCGCAGCTACCTCGAGAGCGAGTACCCCGACGCCAGCCTCGAGGCGGTTACGAGCACGGCCCGCGGCGTCGAGCGCGCCCGCGAGGATCCCACCGTCGCGGGGATCGGCCACCCCGGCAACGCGGGCGACGACCTCGAGGTGCTGGCGGCGGACATCCAGGACCAGACGTCGAACGCCACGCGCTTTTTCGTGCTGGCGCCCGTCGAGGAGCGCTCGGAAGCCGGCGGGAAGACCTCACTCATCGTCTACCCCGACGCGAACTACCCCGGCCTGCTGCTCGAGTTGCTCGAGCCGTTCGCCGAGCGGGACATCAACCTGACTCGCGTCGAGTCACGCCCCAGCGGCGAGCGCCTCGGCGACTACGTCTTCCACATCGACGTCGCCGCCGGCCTCTACGAGGAGCGAACCCGGAACGCCATCGCCGACCTCGAGTCGATCGCAGAGCTGGGGTGGGTGCGGCGACTGGGCTCGTACGACACCGAACACGTCGTCGAGTGA